A single window of Nocardia sp. NBC_01327 DNA harbors:
- a CDS encoding DUF4184 family protein, whose amino-acid sequence MPFTLAHPAAVLPLRRALWFPGLVAGSIAPDIPYYVPLGVDAGRTHSLLGLPIDLALGAALLLLARSAHRPLLALLGKSATLPGTTLRRAALAITVGALTHLAWDSFTHTDGIAVQHWEILRESVIGPHRVYNVFGYLSSAGGVLILTWYTARWYRAATSVPPAPQRNWVLTALLLAAAIGALLAGTDPIVHTSLYDCIRHLLVAATQGAALAFTLWAAAYTALDHTRRQSPRDQ is encoded by the coding sequence GTGCCATTCACGCTCGCCCACCCCGCCGCCGTACTCCCGCTCCGCCGAGCACTCTGGTTCCCCGGCCTGGTCGCGGGCAGTATTGCACCGGATATTCCGTACTACGTCCCGCTCGGCGTGGACGCCGGGCGCACCCATTCGCTCCTGGGTTTGCCCATCGATCTGGCACTCGGAGCGGCCCTGCTGCTACTCGCCCGATCCGCCCACCGCCCCCTGCTGGCCCTCCTCGGCAAGTCCGCAACACTGCCGGGAACCACCCTCCGGCGCGCAGCACTGGCCATCACAGTCGGCGCCCTCACCCACCTCGCATGGGATTCCTTCACCCACACGGACGGTATTGCGGTGCAGCACTGGGAAATACTGCGCGAGTCCGTCATAGGCCCGCACCGCGTCTACAACGTCTTCGGCTACCTCTCCTCAGCCGGCGGAGTCCTCATCCTCACCTGGTACACCGCCCGCTGGTACCGCGCCGCCACCTCGGTTCCTCCAGCACCACAACGCAATTGGGTCCTGACCGCCCTCCTCCTGGCAGCCGCGATCGGCGCACTGCTCGCCGGCACCGACCCCATCGTCCACACAAGCCTCTACGACTGCATCCGCCACCTCCTCGTCGCCGCCACCCAAGGCGCCGCCCTGGCTTTCACTCTCTGGGCAGCGGCCTACACCGCCCTCGACCACACCCGCCGACAATCTCCACGCGACCAATAG
- a CDS encoding pyridoxamine 5'-phosphate oxidase family protein yields the protein MTESAAERTPLSPTSRSALTRAKERGATDRAELDAILDTGMLCHLGVVLHGSPVVIPTIYGRDGDTLYLHGSTGAGNLRAAMTGDVSVAVTHVDGLVYARAAMHFSMNYRSAVIHARPVEVTDEAERMRALRIIVEHTAPGAWDVVRSPNKREMAATMVLALDLTEASVKIRTGDPRDDAADVEAGGVWAGVLPLRQVWDAPISSADLEAGIEVPEHVRARCAEPATAR from the coding sequence ATGACCGAATCAGCCGCCGAACGGACCCCATTGTCGCCCACCTCGCGCAGTGCGCTCACCCGTGCGAAGGAGCGCGGAGCCACCGACCGCGCCGAGCTGGATGCGATCCTCGATACCGGAATGCTCTGCCACCTGGGCGTTGTGCTGCACGGCAGCCCGGTGGTCATTCCCACGATCTACGGCCGCGACGGGGACACCCTGTATCTGCACGGCTCCACCGGCGCCGGCAATCTCCGTGCCGCCATGACCGGCGACGTGTCGGTCGCCGTCACACATGTGGATGGATTGGTCTACGCCCGTGCGGCCATGCACTTCTCCATGAACTACCGGTCGGCCGTCATCCACGCGCGCCCGGTGGAAGTCACCGATGAGGCCGAGCGCATGCGCGCGCTGCGGATCATTGTCGAACACACCGCTCCCGGAGCATGGGATGTGGTGCGGTCGCCCAATAAGAGGGAAATGGCCGCGACCATGGTCCTGGCGCTCGATCTCACCGAGGCGTCGGTGAAGATCCGCACCGGTGATCCGCGCGACGATGCCGCCGATGTCGAGGCGGGCGGTGTGTGGGCGGGCGTGCTGCCGCTGCGGCAGGTGTGGGATGCGCCGATCTCCTCGGCGGATCTGGAAGCGGGAATCGAAGTGCCCGAACACGTTCGGGCTCGGTGCGCCGAACCCGCGACGGCCCGGTAG
- a CDS encoding TetR/AcrR family transcriptional regulator, with product MAYRRTPAVQARLDAQAGSIVRAAMTVLSRDGFAGLSMAAVAAEAAVATGTVYKTFSGKAELVTAVFREVVTGEVAAVAAAGNTDGAGKTARERVTAAVETFAGRALKNPKLAYVLLAEPVDAAVDAERLRFRRAFAETFESAVAEGVATGQLPPQDPRTSATALVGAIGEVLVGPLAEQLESESVVPELVAFALRALGVPQE from the coding sequence GTGGCCTATCGCAGAACCCCTGCTGTGCAAGCCCGTCTCGATGCCCAGGCCGGGTCGATCGTGCGGGCCGCCATGACGGTGCTCTCCCGCGACGGCTTCGCTGGACTGTCCATGGCTGCCGTCGCCGCCGAGGCCGCGGTCGCCACCGGCACCGTGTACAAAACCTTCAGTGGCAAAGCAGAATTGGTGACTGCGGTCTTCCGTGAGGTCGTCACCGGTGAGGTCGCCGCCGTGGCCGCGGCGGGCAATACCGATGGCGCCGGCAAGACCGCGCGAGAGCGGGTCACAGCGGCGGTGGAGACCTTCGCCGGCCGCGCGCTCAAGAATCCCAAACTGGCCTATGTGCTGCTCGCCGAACCGGTGGACGCCGCCGTCGACGCGGAGCGCCTGCGGTTCCGGCGCGCTTTCGCCGAAACCTTCGAATCCGCCGTCGCCGAGGGTGTCGCCACCGGCCAGCTACCGCCGCAGGATCCGCGCACCAGCGCCACCGCACTGGTCGGCGCCATCGGTGAGGTGCTGGTCGGACCGCTCGCCGAACAGCTGGAGAGTGAATCGGTGGTCCCCGAACTTGTCGCCTTCGCGCTGCGCGCGCTCGGCGTGCCCCAGGAATAA
- a CDS encoding crotonase/enoyl-CoA hydratase family protein: MVEAVSVRVERNGPVTTVILHRPQARNAVDGPTAAALADAFREFDADPDAAVAVLWGDGGTFCAGADLKALGTENSNHAAEDGDGPMGPTRMQLSKPVIAAVSGYAVAGGLELALWCDLRIAEQDSTFGVFCRRWGVPLIDGGTVRLPRIIGTGRAMDLILTGRAVGAPEALQIGLVTQVVPNGESRRAAEELAAQLATLPQTCLRSDRMSVLEQDGLTETAAITNEFQHGLKALMDGALDGAQRFASGAGRHGQAT, from the coding sequence ATGGTCGAGGCCGTGAGCGTACGAGTCGAACGCAATGGCCCCGTGACCACCGTGATCCTGCATCGCCCCCAGGCCCGCAATGCCGTCGACGGCCCCACCGCAGCGGCCCTGGCCGACGCCTTCCGAGAATTCGATGCCGATCCCGATGCCGCGGTCGCCGTGCTCTGGGGCGACGGCGGCACCTTCTGCGCCGGCGCCGACCTCAAGGCCCTCGGCACCGAGAACTCCAATCACGCGGCCGAGGACGGCGACGGCCCCATGGGCCCGACCCGCATGCAGTTGTCGAAACCGGTGATCGCCGCCGTCTCCGGCTACGCGGTCGCGGGCGGCCTGGAACTCGCGCTCTGGTGTGATCTGCGAATTGCCGAGCAGGACAGCACCTTCGGCGTCTTCTGCCGCCGCTGGGGCGTCCCCCTCATCGACGGCGGCACCGTCCGCCTGCCGCGCATTATCGGCACCGGCCGCGCCATGGATCTGATCCTCACCGGCCGCGCCGTGGGCGCCCCCGAGGCGCTGCAGATCGGCCTGGTCACCCAGGTTGTCCCCAATGGCGAATCTCGTAGGGCCGCAGAGGAACTCGCCGCCCAACTCGCGACCCTCCCGCAGACCTGCCTGCGCTCGGACCGCATGTCGGTCCTGGAACAGGACGGCCTCACCGAAACCGCGGCCATCACCAACGAATTCCAGCACGGCCTGAAGGCCCTGATGGACGGCGCCCTCGACGGCGCCCAGCGCTTCGCCTCCGGCGCGGGCCGCCACGGTCAGGCCACGTAG